Proteins encoded by one window of Drosophila melanogaster chromosome X:
- the Cph gene encoding chronophage, isoform G, translating to MFPGNMISPKVRGTNSDSTENDAVATQDILTCGACQKAFALSDIVKFIQHKVLQCNKENYGQCATQNPQMDRDAEEGRPLSLVNRRPSISAPISGRKSAPASAAAAVAAAAAAAAAAAAASSTASGSRIHTPPPSPADLLADGASSTPKRLVDENDNTTPKDSETGATTLDSNAAPSSPAAIERQSSGDSSCEMEEQQDRQDKQSQPKQAKVKQEPYDEEGVNHHQNQDDDDDEEMEERSLAKRPKMELVDAEANTVHTEPSNYTCSTCKTRYTSAWRLIQHVQHSHGVKIYVESPGGGATLTVATPAALNNSALALAAAAAAASASGLASPQPAVSPNPAVTSSAKRSSPLGAAGSTILSTSVSSTCSNSLVNTSGGSISNTSSIGSPQQQQLQLQQQQAQQQQQRVQQQQRENLASAMAAGMRHHPLLPPPEAMHANPFQLLRMPLPPALAQAGNVVPTVAPLFGRPSPADHYRMEQLVSEQFRHHGFNLAAAAAAAQAQFNANGQVVGGVVSGSGEPRPPSSSSSGSQRGSVPPAALPPPSLSSQQQQQQQQAVQQQQQQGAQQQLQSAQQQQQSQQQSQQQQQITPGLVGGAGGSLKLEPQQMDFYSQRLRQLAGTTSPGAGSTVNSSSPSPRQKQSPHFASPSPSQQQQQQLATIPRPHSLTPPEKLGDASSENGSLGLILASTPRSASTPPSKTGDVSLQEPIAHCYSCSYCDKKFRFENNLIIHQRTHTGEKPYKCTACDFECSHIQKLMKHMRVHRSPADDQDNQDNQDDGSNADSLETNEADNDEDPNPDESEEELGDGDNDPDGDGDLDGEDEDEDELEECEDMDYKAEDLSVSNRIDGKSQSPKTTSSGATSLVGELMDKFGLSNIAQYSEAYKQALQESGRKEAAAAAAAAAAAADNNNRGGAGAPLSDKLNGLPVAALRLRDEFAKNCNMFQQPQDGGAPSQVPLFNPFPNPFELSKRMKMDGGDWWGMSQALHRNEALFENLKLKPLGLGGANSLIQGPLLKKESRQRNDTCEFCGKVFKNCSNLTVHRRSHTGEKPYKCELCSYACAQSSKLTRHMKTHGRTGKDVYRCRFCDMPFSVPSTLEKHMRKCVVNQGKAAAAANAVAAAQAAQAAAQHIQAAAQQAQAVQAQAVQAQAAQQSQQQQQQLSPMGVVGYPPQFVSGHNLSLPGSVSGDNDSNASSSMTGVHPISLKEEA from the exons ATGTTCCCAGGGAACATGATCAGTCCGAAAGTTAGAGGAACCA ATTCCGACTCCACAGAGAACGATGCCGTGGCCACACAGGACATCCTCACGTGCGGCGCCTGCCAGAAGGCGTTCGCCCTCTCGGACATTGTTAAGTTCATCCAGCACAAGGTGCTGCAGTGCAACAAGGAGAACTATGGCCAGTGCGCCACCCAGAATCCGCAGATGGATCGCGACGCGGAGGAAGGTCGCCCGCTCAGCCTTGTCAACCGCCGCCCCTCGATCTCCGCCCCCATATCCGGCCGCAAATCCGCTCCAGCgtcagcggcagcagctgttgcagcagcagcagcggcggcagcagcagcggcggcggccagCAGTACGGCCAGCGGATCTAGGATACACACACCACCACCGAGTCCGGCGGACCTTTTGGCCGACGGAGCCAGCAGCACACCCAAACGCTTAGTAGACG AGAACGACAATACCACGCCCAAGGACAGCGAGACGGGCGCCACCACCCTCGATTCGAATGCCGCCCCCTCCAGTCCAGCGGCCATTGAGCGGCAATCCTCCGGCGACAGCAGCTGCGAaatggaggagcagcaggatcGGCAGGATAAGCAGTCGCAGCCGAAACAGGCGAAGGTCAAGCAGGAACCCTACGATGAGGAGGGCGTCAACCATCATCAAAATcaggatgatgatgacgatgaggaGATGGAGGAGCGCTCGCTGGCCAAGCGGCCCAAAATGGAGCTGGTCGATGCCGAGGCCAACACAGTCCACACAG AACCCAGCAACTATACGTGCTCCACGTGCAAAACCCGCTACACCTCCGCCTGGCGCCTCATCCAGCACGTCCAGCACTCGCACGGCGTCAAGATCTACGTGGAGAGTCCCGGAGGAGGAGCCACATTGACGGTGGCCACACCCGCTGCCCTCAACAACAGTGCTCTGGCCTTggccgccgccgctgcagcagcatccGCTTCCGGTCTGGCGAGTCCACAGCCAGCGGTCAGTCCCAATCCTGCAGTTACATCGTCGGCCAAGAGGAGCAGTCCGCTGGGAGCAGCAGGTTCGACCATTCTGTCCACCTCCGTTAGCTCCACCTGCTCCAATTCGCTGGTGAACACCAGCGGTGGCAGCAttagcaacaccagcagcattGGCTcaccgcaacagcagcagttgcagctgcagcagcagcaggcacagcagcaacagcagcgcgtgcagcagcaacaaagagAAAATCTGGCTTCGGCCATGGCCGCTGGCATGCGTCATCATCCACTGTTGCCGCCGCCAGAGGCTATGCACGCCAATCCCTTCCAGCTGCTGCGCATGCCACTGCCACCAGCTTTGGCCCAGGCCGGAAATGTAGTTCCTACGGTGGCGCCGCTCTTTGGACGCCCCTCGCCCGCCGATCACTACCGCATGGAGCAGTTGGTGAGCGAGCAGTTCCGCCACCATGGTTTCAACctggccgccgccgctgccgccgctcaGGCGCAGTTCAATGCCAATGGTCAGGTGGTGGGTGGCGTGGTCTCCGGTTCGGGTGAGCCACGTCCTCCATCGTcgagcagcagtggcagccaGAGGGGATCGGTGCCCCCGGCTGCCCTGCCACCACCATCTCTGAgctcccagcagcagcagcaacagcagcaggcggtgcagcagcagcaacaacaaggcgcccagcagcaactccagtccgcacagcagcaacagcagtccCAGCAGCAatcgcaacagcaacagcagataACACCCGGTCTGGTTGGTGGAGCTGGTGGCTCCCTAAAATTGGAACCCCAGCAGATGGATTTTTACTCGCAGCGATTGCGTCAGCTTGCGGGCACAACAAGCCCTGGAGCTGGCAGCACTGTTAACTCGAGCTCGCCGAGTCCTCGACAGAAGCAATCGCCGCATTTCGCGAGCCCCTCGccctcgcagcagcagcaacagcaactggcCACAATCCCGCGACCCCATTCCCTCACTCCTCCCGAGAAGCTGGGCGATGCCAGCTCTGAAAATGGCAGCTTGGGACTAATCTTGGCCAGCACCCCGCGTTCCGCGAGCACGCCACCCTCGAAAACGGGAGATGTGTCCTTGCAGGAACCAATTGCCCACTGCTACTCCTGCAGCTACTGCGACAAAAAGTTCCGCTTCGAGAACAATCTGATTATCCACCAGAGGACCCACACCGGCGAGAAGCCGTACAAGTGCACTGCCTGCGACTTTGAGTGCTCCCACATCCAGAAGCTGATGAAGCACATGCGGGTGCACCGCAGTCCGGCGGATGATCAGGACAACCAGGATAACCAGGACGATGGCAGCAATGCCGATTCGCTAGAAACGAATGAGGCCGACAACGACGAGGATCCCAATCCCGACGAGTCGGAGGAGGAGTTGGGCGACGGGGATAACGATCCCGATGGCGATGGTGACCTCGATGGCGAGGATGAAGACGAGGATGAGCTGGAAGAGTGTGAGGACATGGACTATAAGGCAGAGGACCTTAGTGTTAGCAATCGTATCGATGGCAAGAGCCAGAGTCCCAAGACGACGAGTTCAGGAGCCACTTCACTGGTCGGTGAATTGATGGACAAGTTCGGTTTGTCCAACATTGCCCAGTACAGTGAGGCCTACAAGCAGGCGCTCCAGGAGTCGGGACGCAAGGaggcagccgccgccgccgcagcagctgctgcagcagccgACAACAATAATCGCGGTGGAGCGGGTGCTCCGTTGAGCGACAAGCTGAATGGTCTGCCTGTGGCCGCTCTGCGTTTGCGGGATGAGTTCGCCAAGAACTGCAACATGTTCCAGCAGCCGCAGGATGGCGGTGCTCCCTCCCAAGTACCGCTCTTCAATCCCTTCCCCAATCCCTTCGAGCTAAGCAAGCGGATGAAGATGGACGGCGGAGATTGGTGGGGCATGTCGCAGGCTCTCCACCGGAATGAGGCTCTGTTCGAAAACCTGAAGCTGAAGCCTCTGGGCCTGGGCGGAGCCAACTCGCTGATCCAGGGTCCTTTGCTCAAGAAGGAGAGTCGCCAGCGCAACGACACTTGCGAGTTCTGCGGAAAGGTGTTCAAGAACTGCTCGAATCTGACAGTGCACCGCAGAAGTCACACCGGCGAGAAGCCGTACAAGTGCGAACTGTGCTCCTACGCCTGCGCCCAGAGCTCCAAGCTGACACGGCACATGAAGACCCACGGACGGACCGGCAAGGATGTGTACCGCTGCCGCTTCTGCGACATGCCCTTCAGCGTGCCCTCGACTCTGGAGAAGCACATGCGCAAGTGCGTTGTCAACCAGGGcaaggcggcggcggctgcaaATGCGGTGGCCGCCGCTCAGGCGGCACAGGCTGCAGCGCAGCACATCCAGGCCGCTGCCCAGCAGGCTCAGGCGGTACAAGCTCAGGCGGTACAGGCCCAGGCGGCGCAGCAgtcgcaacagcagcagcaacaactgtcGCCCATGGGCGTCGTTGGCTATCCGCCGCAGTTCGTCAGCGGTCACAATCTCTCACTGCCGGGCAGCGTGAGCGGCGACAATGACTCGAATGCCTCCTCCAGCATGACCGGCGTCCATCCCATATCGCTTAAGGAGGAGGCATGA
- the Cph gene encoding chronophage, isoform K, which produces MYNKMLSISEDHGFRSLSHSDSTENDAVATQDILTCGACQKAFALSDIVKFIQHKVLQCNKENYGQCATQNPQMDRDAEEGRPLSLVNRRPSISAPISGRKSAPASAAAAVAAAAAAAAAAAAASSTASGSRIHTPPPSPADLLADGASSTPKRLVDENDNTTPKDSETGATTLDSNAAPSSPAAIERQSSGDSSCEMEEQQDRQDKQSQPKQAKVKQEPYDEEGVNHHQNQDDDDDEEMEERSLAKRPKMELVDAEANTVHTEPSNYTCSTCKTRYTSAWRLIQHVQHSHGVKIYVESPGGGATLTVATPAALNNSALALAAAAAAASASGLASPQPAVSPNPAVTSSAKRSSPLGAAGSTILSTSVSSTCSNSLVNTSGGSISNTSSIGSPQQQQLQLQQQQAQQQQQRVQQQQRENLASAMAAGMRHHPLLPPPEAMHANPFQLLRMPLPPALAQAGNVVPTVAPLFGRPSPADHYRMEQLVSEQFRHHGFNLAAAAAAAQAQFNANGQVVGGVVSGSGEPRPPSSSSSGSQRGSVPPAALPPPSLSSQQQQQQQQAVQQQQQQGAQQQLQSAQQQQQSQQQSQQQQQITPGLVGGAGGSLKLEPQQMDFYSQRLRQLAGTTSPGAGSTVNSSSPSPRQKQSPHFASPSPSQQQQQQLATIPRPHSLTPPEKLGDASSENGSLGLILASTPRSASTPPSKTGDVSLQEPIAHCYSCSYCDKKFRFENNLIIHQRTHTGEKPYKCTACDFECSHIQKLMKHMRVHRSPADDQDNQDNQDDGSNADSLETNEADNDEDPNPDESEEELGDGDNDPDGDGDLDGEDEDEDELEECEDMDYKAEDLSVSNRIDGKSQSPKTTSSGATSLVGELMDKFGLSNIAQYSEAYKQALQESGRKEAAAAAAAAAAAADNNNRGGAGAPLSDKLNGLPVAALRLRDEFAKNCNMFQQPQDGGAPSQVPLFNPFPNPFELSKRMKMDGGDWWGMSQALHRNEALFENLKLKPLGLGGANSLIQGPLLKKESRQRNDTCEFCGKVFKNCSNLTVHRRSHTGEKPYKCELCSYACAQSSKLTRHMKTHGRTGKDVYRCRFCDMPFSVPSTLEKHMRKCVVNQGKAAAAANAVAAAQAAQAAAQHIQAAAQQAQAVQAQAVQAQAAQQSQQQQQQLSPMGVVGYPPQFVSGHNLSLPGSVSGDNDSNASSSMTGVHPISLKEEAXLFSGFPVPLAPPPPLQQHQPHLQQPQQQQTSRSRIMSRIF; this is translated from the exons ATGTACAACAAAATGCTGTCGATCAGTGAGGATCATGGATTCCGTTCGCTGAGCC ATTCCGACTCCACAGAGAACGATGCCGTGGCCACACAGGACATCCTCACGTGCGGCGCCTGCCAGAAGGCGTTCGCCCTCTCGGACATTGTTAAGTTCATCCAGCACAAGGTGCTGCAGTGCAACAAGGAGAACTATGGCCAGTGCGCCACCCAGAATCCGCAGATGGATCGCGACGCGGAGGAAGGTCGCCCGCTCAGCCTTGTCAACCGCCGCCCCTCGATCTCCGCCCCCATATCCGGCCGCAAATCCGCTCCAGCgtcagcggcagcagctgttgcagcagcagcagcggcggcagcagcagcggcggcggccagCAGTACGGCCAGCGGATCTAGGATACACACACCACCACCGAGTCCGGCGGACCTTTTGGCCGACGGAGCCAGCAGCACACCCAAACGCTTAGTAGACG AGAACGACAATACCACGCCCAAGGACAGCGAGACGGGCGCCACCACCCTCGATTCGAATGCCGCCCCCTCCAGTCCAGCGGCCATTGAGCGGCAATCCTCCGGCGACAGCAGCTGCGAaatggaggagcagcaggatcGGCAGGATAAGCAGTCGCAGCCGAAACAGGCGAAGGTCAAGCAGGAACCCTACGATGAGGAGGGCGTCAACCATCATCAAAATcaggatgatgatgacgatgaggaGATGGAGGAGCGCTCGCTGGCCAAGCGGCCCAAAATGGAGCTGGTCGATGCCGAGGCCAACACAGTCCACACAG AACCCAGCAACTATACGTGCTCCACGTGCAAAACCCGCTACACCTCCGCCTGGCGCCTCATCCAGCACGTCCAGCACTCGCACGGCGTCAAGATCTACGTGGAGAGTCCCGGAGGAGGAGCCACATTGACGGTGGCCACACCCGCTGCCCTCAACAACAGTGCTCTGGCCTTggccgccgccgctgcagcagcatccGCTTCCGGTCTGGCGAGTCCACAGCCAGCGGTCAGTCCCAATCCTGCAGTTACATCGTCGGCCAAGAGGAGCAGTCCGCTGGGAGCAGCAGGTTCGACCATTCTGTCCACCTCCGTTAGCTCCACCTGCTCCAATTCGCTGGTGAACACCAGCGGTGGCAGCAttagcaacaccagcagcattGGCTcaccgcaacagcagcagttgcagctgcagcagcagcaggcacagcagcaacagcagcgcgtgcagcagcaacaaagagAAAATCTGGCTTCGGCCATGGCCGCTGGCATGCGTCATCATCCACTGTTGCCGCCGCCAGAGGCTATGCACGCCAATCCCTTCCAGCTGCTGCGCATGCCACTGCCACCAGCTTTGGCCCAGGCCGGAAATGTAGTTCCTACGGTGGCGCCGCTCTTTGGACGCCCCTCGCCCGCCGATCACTACCGCATGGAGCAGTTGGTGAGCGAGCAGTTCCGCCACCATGGTTTCAACctggccgccgccgctgccgccgctcaGGCGCAGTTCAATGCCAATGGTCAGGTGGTGGGTGGCGTGGTCTCCGGTTCGGGTGAGCCACGTCCTCCATCGTcgagcagcagtggcagccaGAGGGGATCGGTGCCCCCGGCTGCCCTGCCACCACCATCTCTGAgctcccagcagcagcagcaacagcagcaggcggtgcagcagcagcaacaacaaggcgcccagcagcaactccagtccgcacagcagcaacagcagtccCAGCAGCAatcgcaacagcaacagcagataACACCCGGTCTGGTTGGTGGAGCTGGTGGCTCCCTAAAATTGGAACCCCAGCAGATGGATTTTTACTCGCAGCGATTGCGTCAGCTTGCGGGCACAACAAGCCCTGGAGCTGGCAGCACTGTTAACTCGAGCTCGCCGAGTCCTCGACAGAAGCAATCGCCGCATTTCGCGAGCCCCTCGccctcgcagcagcagcaacagcaactggcCACAATCCCGCGACCCCATTCCCTCACTCCTCCCGAGAAGCTGGGCGATGCCAGCTCTGAAAATGGCAGCTTGGGACTAATCTTGGCCAGCACCCCGCGTTCCGCGAGCACGCCACCCTCGAAAACGGGAGATGTGTCCTTGCAGGAACCAATTGCCCACTGCTACTCCTGCAGCTACTGCGACAAAAAGTTCCGCTTCGAGAACAATCTGATTATCCACCAGAGGACCCACACCGGCGAGAAGCCGTACAAGTGCACTGCCTGCGACTTTGAGTGCTCCCACATCCAGAAGCTGATGAAGCACATGCGGGTGCACCGCAGTCCGGCGGATGATCAGGACAACCAGGATAACCAGGACGATGGCAGCAATGCCGATTCGCTAGAAACGAATGAGGCCGACAACGACGAGGATCCCAATCCCGACGAGTCGGAGGAGGAGTTGGGCGACGGGGATAACGATCCCGATGGCGATGGTGACCTCGATGGCGAGGATGAAGACGAGGATGAGCTGGAAGAGTGTGAGGACATGGACTATAAGGCAGAGGACCTTAGTGTTAGCAATCGTATCGATGGCAAGAGCCAGAGTCCCAAGACGACGAGTTCAGGAGCCACTTCACTGGTCGGTGAATTGATGGACAAGTTCGGTTTGTCCAACATTGCCCAGTACAGTGAGGCCTACAAGCAGGCGCTCCAGGAGTCGGGACGCAAGGaggcagccgccgccgccgcagcagctgctgcagcagccgACAACAATAATCGCGGTGGAGCGGGTGCTCCGTTGAGCGACAAGCTGAATGGTCTGCCTGTGGCCGCTCTGCGTTTGCGGGATGAGTTCGCCAAGAACTGCAACATGTTCCAGCAGCCGCAGGATGGCGGTGCTCCCTCCCAAGTACCGCTCTTCAATCCCTTCCCCAATCCCTTCGAGCTAAGCAAGCGGATGAAGATGGACGGCGGAGATTGGTGGGGCATGTCGCAGGCTCTCCACCGGAATGAGGCTCTGTTCGAAAACCTGAAGCTGAAGCCTCTGGGCCTGGGCGGAGCCAACTCGCTGATCCAGGGTCCTTTGCTCAAGAAGGAGAGTCGCCAGCGCAACGACACTTGCGAGTTCTGCGGAAAGGTGTTCAAGAACTGCTCGAATCTGACAGTGCACCGCAGAAGTCACACCGGCGAGAAGCCGTACAAGTGCGAACTGTGCTCCTACGCCTGCGCCCAGAGCTCCAAGCTGACACGGCACATGAAGACCCACGGACGGACCGGCAAGGATGTGTACCGCTGCCGCTTCTGCGACATGCCCTTCAGCGTGCCCTCGACTCTGGAGAAGCACATGCGCAAGTGCGTTGTCAACCAGGGcaaggcggcggcggctgcaaATGCGGTGGCCGCCGCTCAGGCGGCACAGGCTGCAGCGCAGCACATCCAGGCCGCTGCCCAGCAGGCTCAGGCGGTACAAGCTCAGGCGGTACAGGCCCAGGCGGCGCAGCAgtcgcaacagcagcagcaacaactgtcGCCCATGGGCGTCGTTGGCTATCCGCCGCAGTTCGTCAGCGGTCACAATCTCTCACTGCCGGGCAGCGTGAGCGGCGACAATGACTCGAATGCCTCCTCCAGCATGACCGGCGTCCATCCCATATCGCTTAAGGAGGAGGCATGACTTTTCAGTGGTTTTCCCGTGCCGCTGgcgccaccaccgccactgcaacagcatcagccgcatctgcagcagccgcagcagcaacagaccAGTCGCAGTCGCATCATGTCGCGCATCTTCTAA
- the Cph gene encoding chronophage, isoform L, with protein MYNKMLSISEDHGFRSLSHSDSTENDAVATQDILTCGACQKAFALSDIVKFIQHKVLQCNKENYGQCATQNPQMDRDAEEGRPLSLVNRRPSISAPISGRKSAPASAAAAVAAAAAAAAAAAAASSTASGSRIHTPPPSPADLLADGASSTPKRLVDENDNTTPKDSETGATTLDSNAAPSSPAAIERQSSGDSSCEMEEQQDRQDKQSQPKQAKVKQEPYDEEGVNHHQNQDDDDDEEMEERSLAKRPKMELVDAEANTVHTEPSNYTCSTCKTRYTSAWRLIQHVQHSHGVKIYVESPGGGATLTVATPAALNNSALALAAAAAAASASGLASPQPAVSPNPAVTSSAKRSSPLGAAGSTILSTSVSSTCSNSLVNTSGGSISNTSSIGSPQQQQLQLQQQQAQQQQQRVQQQQRENLASAMAAGMRHHPLLPPPEAMHANPFQLLRMPLPPALAQAGNVVPTVAPLFGRPSPADHYRMEQLVSEQFRHHGFNLAAAAAAAQAQFNANGQVVGGVVSGSGEPRPPSSSSSGSQRGSVPPAALPPPSLSSQQQQQQQQAVQQQQQQGAQQQLQSAQQQQQSQQQSQQQQQITPGLVGGAGGSLKLEPQQMDFYSQRLRQLAGTTSPGAGSTVNSSSPSPRQKQSPHFASPSPSQQQQQQLATIPRPHSLTPPEKLGDASSENGSLGLILASTPRSASTPPSKTGDVSLQEPIAHCYSCSYCDKKFRFENNLIIHQRTHTGEKPYKCTACDFECSHIQKLMKHMRVHRSPADDQDNQDNQDDGSNADSLETNEADNDEDPNPDESEEELGDGDNDPDGDGDLDGEDEDEDELEECEDMDYKAEDLSVSNRIDGKSQSPKTTSSGATSLVGELMDKFGLSNIAQYSEAYKQALQESGRKEAAAAAAAAAAAADNNNRGGAGAPLSDKLNGLPVAALRLRDEFAKNCNMFQQPQDGGAPSQVPLFNPFPNPFELSKRMKMDGGDWWGMSQALHRNEALFENLKLKPLGLGGANSLIQGPLLKKESRQRNDTCEFCGKVFKNCSNLTVHRRSHTGEKPYKCELCSYACAQSSKLTRHMKTHGRTGKDVYRCRFCDMPFSVPSTLEKHMRKCVVNQGKAAAAANAVAAAQAAQAAAQHIQAAAQQAQAVQAQAVQAQAAQQSQQQQQQLSPMGVVGYPPQFVSGHNLSLPGSVSGDNDSNASSSMTGVHPISLKEEA; from the exons ATGTACAACAAAATGCTGTCGATCAGTGAGGATCATGGATTCCGTTCGCTGAGCC ATTCCGACTCCACAGAGAACGATGCCGTGGCCACACAGGACATCCTCACGTGCGGCGCCTGCCAGAAGGCGTTCGCCCTCTCGGACATTGTTAAGTTCATCCAGCACAAGGTGCTGCAGTGCAACAAGGAGAACTATGGCCAGTGCGCCACCCAGAATCCGCAGATGGATCGCGACGCGGAGGAAGGTCGCCCGCTCAGCCTTGTCAACCGCCGCCCCTCGATCTCCGCCCCCATATCCGGCCGCAAATCCGCTCCAGCgtcagcggcagcagctgttgcagcagcagcagcggcggcagcagcagcggcggcggccagCAGTACGGCCAGCGGATCTAGGATACACACACCACCACCGAGTCCGGCGGACCTTTTGGCCGACGGAGCCAGCAGCACACCCAAACGCTTAGTAGACG AGAACGACAATACCACGCCCAAGGACAGCGAGACGGGCGCCACCACCCTCGATTCGAATGCCGCCCCCTCCAGTCCAGCGGCCATTGAGCGGCAATCCTCCGGCGACAGCAGCTGCGAaatggaggagcagcaggatcGGCAGGATAAGCAGTCGCAGCCGAAACAGGCGAAGGTCAAGCAGGAACCCTACGATGAGGAGGGCGTCAACCATCATCAAAATcaggatgatgatgacgatgaggaGATGGAGGAGCGCTCGCTGGCCAAGCGGCCCAAAATGGAGCTGGTCGATGCCGAGGCCAACACAGTCCACACAG AACCCAGCAACTATACGTGCTCCACGTGCAAAACCCGCTACACCTCCGCCTGGCGCCTCATCCAGCACGTCCAGCACTCGCACGGCGTCAAGATCTACGTGGAGAGTCCCGGAGGAGGAGCCACATTGACGGTGGCCACACCCGCTGCCCTCAACAACAGTGCTCTGGCCTTggccgccgccgctgcagcagcatccGCTTCCGGTCTGGCGAGTCCACAGCCAGCGGTCAGTCCCAATCCTGCAGTTACATCGTCGGCCAAGAGGAGCAGTCCGCTGGGAGCAGCAGGTTCGACCATTCTGTCCACCTCCGTTAGCTCCACCTGCTCCAATTCGCTGGTGAACACCAGCGGTGGCAGCAttagcaacaccagcagcattGGCTcaccgcaacagcagcagttgcagctgcagcagcagcaggcacagcagcaacagcagcgcgtgcagcagcaacaaagagAAAATCTGGCTTCGGCCATGGCCGCTGGCATGCGTCATCATCCACTGTTGCCGCCGCCAGAGGCTATGCACGCCAATCCCTTCCAGCTGCTGCGCATGCCACTGCCACCAGCTTTGGCCCAGGCCGGAAATGTAGTTCCTACGGTGGCGCCGCTCTTTGGACGCCCCTCGCCCGCCGATCACTACCGCATGGAGCAGTTGGTGAGCGAGCAGTTCCGCCACCATGGTTTCAACctggccgccgccgctgccgccgctcaGGCGCAGTTCAATGCCAATGGTCAGGTGGTGGGTGGCGTGGTCTCCGGTTCGGGTGAGCCACGTCCTCCATCGTcgagcagcagtggcagccaGAGGGGATCGGTGCCCCCGGCTGCCCTGCCACCACCATCTCTGAgctcccagcagcagcagcaacagcagcaggcggtgcagcagcagcaacaacaaggcgcccagcagcaactccagtccgcacagcagcaacagcagtccCAGCAGCAatcgcaacagcaacagcagataACACCCGGTCTGGTTGGTGGAGCTGGTGGCTCCCTAAAATTGGAACCCCAGCAGATGGATTTTTACTCGCAGCGATTGCGTCAGCTTGCGGGCACAACAAGCCCTGGAGCTGGCAGCACTGTTAACTCGAGCTCGCCGAGTCCTCGACAGAAGCAATCGCCGCATTTCGCGAGCCCCTCGccctcgcagcagcagcaacagcaactggcCACAATCCCGCGACCCCATTCCCTCACTCCTCCCGAGAAGCTGGGCGATGCCAGCTCTGAAAATGGCAGCTTGGGACTAATCTTGGCCAGCACCCCGCGTTCCGCGAGCACGCCACCCTCGAAAACGGGAGATGTGTCCTTGCAGGAACCAATTGCCCACTGCTACTCCTGCAGCTACTGCGACAAAAAGTTCCGCTTCGAGAACAATCTGATTATCCACCAGAGGACCCACACCGGCGAGAAGCCGTACAAGTGCACTGCCTGCGACTTTGAGTGCTCCCACATCCAGAAGCTGATGAAGCACATGCGGGTGCACCGCAGTCCGGCGGATGATCAGGACAACCAGGATAACCAGGACGATGGCAGCAATGCCGATTCGCTAGAAACGAATGAGGCCGACAACGACGAGGATCCCAATCCCGACGAGTCGGAGGAGGAGTTGGGCGACGGGGATAACGATCCCGATGGCGATGGTGACCTCGATGGCGAGGATGAAGACGAGGATGAGCTGGAAGAGTGTGAGGACATGGACTATAAGGCAGAGGACCTTAGTGTTAGCAATCGTATCGATGGCAAGAGCCAGAGTCCCAAGACGACGAGTTCAGGAGCCACTTCACTGGTCGGTGAATTGATGGACAAGTTCGGTTTGTCCAACATTGCCCAGTACAGTGAGGCCTACAAGCAGGCGCTCCAGGAGTCGGGACGCAAGGaggcagccgccgccgccgcagcagctgctgcagcagccgACAACAATAATCGCGGTGGAGCGGGTGCTCCGTTGAGCGACAAGCTGAATGGTCTGCCTGTGGCCGCTCTGCGTTTGCGGGATGAGTTCGCCAAGAACTGCAACATGTTCCAGCAGCCGCAGGATGGCGGTGCTCCCTCCCAAGTACCGCTCTTCAATCCCTTCCCCAATCCCTTCGAGCTAAGCAAGCGGATGAAGATGGACGGCGGAGATTGGTGGGGCATGTCGCAGGCTCTCCACCGGAATGAGGCTCTGTTCGAAAACCTGAAGCTGAAGCCTCTGGGCCTGGGCGGAGCCAACTCGCTGATCCAGGGTCCTTTGCTCAAGAAGGAGAGTCGCCAGCGCAACGACACTTGCGAGTTCTGCGGAAAGGTGTTCAAGAACTGCTCGAATCTGACAGTGCACCGCAGAAGTCACACCGGCGAGAAGCCGTACAAGTGCGAACTGTGCTCCTACGCCTGCGCCCAGAGCTCCAAGCTGACACGGCACATGAAGACCCACGGACGGACCGGCAAGGATGTGTACCGCTGCCGCTTCTGCGACATGCCCTTCAGCGTGCCCTCGACTCTGGAGAAGCACATGCGCAAGTGCGTTGTCAACCAGGGcaaggcggcggcggctgcaaATGCGGTGGCCGCCGCTCAGGCGGCACAGGCTGCAGCGCAGCACATCCAGGCCGCTGCCCAGCAGGCTCAGGCGGTACAAGCTCAGGCGGTACAGGCCCAGGCGGCGCAGCAgtcgcaacagcagcagcaacaactgtcGCCCATGGGCGTCGTTGGCTATCCGCCGCAGTTCGTCAGCGGTCACAATCTCTCACTGCCGGGCAGCGTGAGCGGCGACAATGACTCGAATGCCTCCTCCAGCATGACCGGCGTCCATCCCATATCGCTTAAGGAGGAGGCATGA